Proteins encoded by one window of Chondromyces crocatus:
- a CDS encoding phage protease, producing the protein MRTRAYVFQPKDPPAEIQLWSVGPNPTDYGTHHWTERSVREVTEVYETRGNPLQIDIEHNGAADEREQRSSDDPPPTGGYAFLEIRAGAPWLRFDWSAYAVEQVRSRQRLFLSPEYDVDPDTGEITRLVRISLVGDPGTHHARMLASAKRVRAQHERNERVTEVLTMILATIEAALGADDPETAKEILSKLKAELEGGGTSEPDSQGEAVEAEGDPSANSGERDEEEKPVATTTKARTKATTGNIDLAVRVAELERHVARAEVERLVDQHKDRFTASTRAWALTQPLPTVQGFIKAASKQALRAPVTAAATRGEGQGSSGKQAGDEAINEELDRALGVRRPASGEFGFADKPIQGLYRLNAPTAAQIRAQRRG; encoded by the coding sequence ATGAGAACTCGTGCCTACGTCTTCCAACCGAAGGACCCGCCGGCCGAAATTCAGCTCTGGAGCGTCGGCCCGAACCCGACGGATTACGGCACGCACCATTGGACCGAGCGGAGCGTCCGGGAAGTCACCGAGGTCTACGAGACCCGGGGCAACCCGCTCCAGATCGATATTGAGCACAACGGCGCCGCGGATGAACGCGAGCAGCGCAGCTCCGACGACCCACCGCCCACGGGAGGCTACGCCTTTCTGGAGATCCGCGCGGGCGCGCCATGGCTTCGGTTCGACTGGAGCGCCTACGCGGTCGAGCAGGTTCGCAGCCGTCAAAGGCTCTTTCTGTCGCCGGAATACGACGTCGACCCCGACACCGGCGAGATCACCCGCCTGGTCCGCATCTCCCTCGTGGGGGACCCGGGCACCCATCACGCACGCATGCTCGCGTCCGCAAAGCGGGTCCGAGCGCAGCACGAAAGGAACGAGAGAGTGACCGAAGTCCTGACGATGATCCTCGCCACCATCGAGGCGGCTTTGGGAGCCGACGATCCCGAAACGGCGAAGGAAATCCTGTCCAAGCTCAAGGCTGAACTCGAGGGGGGTGGGACCAGCGAGCCTGACAGCCAAGGCGAGGCCGTGGAAGCCGAAGGCGATCCGTCGGCCAACAGTGGCGAGAGGGACGAGGAGGAGAAGCCTGTCGCTACGACGACCAAGGCACGGACCAAGGCAACGACCGGGAACATCGATCTTGCGGTGCGCGTCGCGGAGCTGGAGCGGCATGTCGCCCGGGCCGAGGTCGAGCGTTTGGTCGACCAGCATAAGGACCGATTCACCGCCTCGACCCGTGCATGGGCACTGACGCAGCCGCTCCCTACCGTGCAAGGCTTCATCAAGGCCGCGTCAAAGCAGGCGCTACGAGCTCCCGTCACGGCCGCTGCGACGCGCGGAGAGGGTCAGGGCAGCTCGGGCAAACAGGCCGGAGACGAGGCCATCAACGAGGAACTCGACCGCGCCCTCGGTGTCCGTCGCCCTGCCTCAGGGGAGTTCGGCTTCGCCGACAAGCCTATCCAAGGGCTCTATCGGCTCAACGCGCCTACCGCGGCTCAGATCCGCGCGCAGAGGAGGGGGTAG
- a CDS encoding Mu-like prophage major head subunit gpT family protein: MLWTARHVLAFEDRLRRIINHDYQDAMRRVWWPNIMGTRASTGKREIIEWLLNTAQIVKLPNGQMQFDDLVTQAHEAVNIPRGGGLRMDRDKWEDDEAKLASEWASQMGSEMAMSPQYECIDLIKYGEVGLAYDGRPFHGAHLVNPFDESRGEYRTLIDSMAQFDPSLPALPPELTPDSFSLGVAHMKTFEMPNGRNRNLEPRFLLIPPQLEKVARTVTGAKIIEATENVITDYHVQPLVIHELAHDPRSWILIAPGSGELGMPYIWQERRPYGMTSYDGITDAELARANHLEWHVRGRNAAIYGHPFRAVKFKVPGPQQQQPPQS, translated from the coding sequence ATGCTCTGGACCGCACGGCACGTCCTCGCGTTCGAGGACCGACTCCGCAGGATCATCAACCACGACTACCAGGACGCGATGCGCCGCGTCTGGTGGCCCAACATTATGGGCACACGCGCCTCGACGGGAAAGCGCGAGATCATCGAATGGCTGCTCAACACAGCCCAAATCGTCAAATTGCCCAACGGCCAGATGCAGTTCGACGATCTGGTCACCCAAGCCCATGAAGCCGTCAACATCCCCCGAGGCGGCGGCCTCCGGATGGACCGCGACAAGTGGGAAGACGACGAGGCAAAGCTGGCTTCCGAGTGGGCCTCGCAGATGGGCAGCGAGATGGCGATGTCGCCACAGTACGAATGCATCGATCTCATCAAGTACGGTGAGGTCGGGCTCGCTTACGATGGACGACCCTTCCACGGGGCGCACCTCGTCAATCCGTTCGACGAATCCCGTGGGGAGTACCGCACCCTCATCGACAGCATGGCTCAATTCGATCCGTCTCTGCCTGCGCTCCCGCCCGAGCTGACCCCCGATTCATTCTCGCTCGGCGTCGCACACATGAAGACGTTCGAGATGCCAAACGGCCGGAATCGCAACTTGGAGCCGCGCTTCCTGCTGATCCCTCCCCAGCTCGAGAAGGTCGCTCGCACCGTCACCGGAGCCAAGATCATCGAGGCAACCGAGAACGTGATCACGGATTATCACGTTCAACCGCTGGTCATTCACGAGCTGGCCCATGATCCTCGGAGTTGGATCCTCATCGCGCCGGGCAGCGGCGAGCTGGGGATGCCGTATATCTGGCAAGAGCGTCGCCCGTACGGAATGACGAGCTACGACGGCATCACCGATGCCGAACTGGCCAGGGCCAATCACCTTGAGTGGCACGTTCGAGGCCGAAACGCCGCCATCTACGGGCATCCATTCCGCGCCGTGAAGTTCAAGGTGCCAGGTCCCCAGCAGCAGCAACCCCCGCAGTCCTGA
- a CDS encoding sigma-70 family RNA polymerase sigma factor, translating into MLLQVMPTIRSVLHRYGVAPQRIDDAAQDILFAAWRGVASDVFVVEHGGDVDLALRRWMHGIAWRQASHYRSAAYLRREVPSGLAADFADQPVSFPVDEQMQARLLLESLAEHPPLQRDVAALIAVGMTRPEVAAKLGISVGVVGERLREVRQRLTKSLRRRGRTGW; encoded by the coding sequence ATGCTCCTGCAGGTCATGCCCACCATCCGCAGCGTCTTGCATCGCTATGGGGTCGCTCCTCAGCGCATCGACGATGCGGCTCAGGACATCCTCTTTGCCGCTTGGCGCGGTGTCGCCTCCGATGTCTTTGTCGTCGAACATGGTGGCGATGTTGACCTCGCTCTGCGCCGCTGGATGCACGGCATCGCCTGGCGGCAGGCCTCTCACTACCGCTCAGCCGCGTACCTTCGCCGCGAAGTCCCCTCAGGTCTCGCTGCCGACTTTGCCGATCAACCTGTCTCCTTCCCCGTCGACGAGCAGATGCAGGCGCGTCTGCTTCTCGAATCCCTTGCAGAACACCCTCCGCTTCAGCGCGACGTTGCCGCCCTCATCGCCGTCGGAATGACTCGCCCCGAGGTCGCAGCAAAGCTGGGCATCTCCGTCGGCGTCGTCGGCGAGCGCCTCCGGGAAGTTCGTCAGCGTCTCACCAAGTCGCTCCGACGCAGGGGCAGGACCGGTTGGTAG
- a CDS encoding DUF6573 family protein: MNVRSGSAVPPSSCQHATEPGALVNVSGPASEVGFTAPVLLSAAAWRRCVALTDAGDKAGRDEARRLRALLVAGRAAMTSASDGKGVSFLLRVIVGSGVPEPVELKLFSGVLSDGRPFIAIILAAEPVIRTEDLPFPSAQPGEPFVDVTALAHAAGVGPSVTVSLAAWQVCVAPLPGEQPQGSEVKMRLFNLLAYFGRILRAEPAQERHLVLCVLSDDQRRAYDPEDAVPFVLVQGADSSGRSTLLIILAHEDDQAGQA; encoded by the coding sequence ATGAACGTACGGTCTGGCAGTGCTGTTCCCCCCTCTTCTTGTCAGCATGCTACCGAGCCGGGCGCGCTCGTTAATGTTTCTGGCCCCGCCTCGGAGGTGGGCTTTACCGCCCCCGTCCTCCTCAGCGCTGCCGCGTGGCGCCGCTGCGTCGCTCTGACGGATGCCGGCGACAAGGCTGGTCGTGACGAGGCGCGTCGCCTCCGGGCTCTTCTCGTCGCAGGCCGGGCCGCTATGACCTCCGCTTCTGACGGGAAGGGGGTGTCCTTTCTCCTCCGTGTCATCGTGGGCTCCGGCGTGCCCGAGCCGGTCGAGCTGAAGTTGTTCAGCGGCGTCTTGTCGGACGGCAGGCCGTTTATCGCAATCATACTGGCGGCTGAGCCAGTTATCAGGACAGAGGATTTGCCCTTCCCCTCCGCCCAGCCCGGGGAGCCGTTCGTCGATGTTACCGCGCTCGCCCACGCGGCTGGTGTCGGCCCCTCTGTCACCGTATCGCTTGCGGCATGGCAGGTCTGCGTCGCTCCCCTTCCCGGCGAACAGCCTCAGGGCAGCGAGGTCAAGATGCGCCTGTTCAACCTTCTGGCTTATTTCGGCAGGATCCTCCGCGCTGAGCCGGCGCAGGAGCGCCATCTTGTTCTCTGCGTCCTCAGTGATGATCAGCGGCGCGCCTATGACCCCGAGGACGCCGTGCCCTTTGTTCTTGTGCAGGGCGCGGATAGCTCTGGGCGCTCCACGCTCCTGATCATTTTGGCTCACGAAGACGACCAGGCCGGCCAGGCCTGA
- a CDS encoding phage portal protein family protein, whose translation MSLRAAVTALLGLQAAEAQGEALRRAQSAAQPLRDEEEDEKGFWSRWSRRPPPPTTVTRWYLADLEKGIHEADTGDLSRAAQLCKALLRDGVLRGVLSTRTGGLVRLPRRFSGEPAIVSGLAGREGRRGVFERMFPAAELALLAADGILLGIGVGELLPVEGCPFPVLRRLDPEWLRYRWDEDCWSYQSVTGPQRITPGDGRWILHCPGGESQPWLQGLWPSLGRAYIAKEHALLYRDNYSAKLANAARAAVAPLGATEQQRRGFIERLIAWGLNTVFELPVGWDVKLIESNGRGFEVFKDTIQTANEESIIAIAGQLVTTSGGVGFANADIHKSIRADLIQGDGEGLAHTLNTQGLPPYVNEHHGADALDAGVAVEWDTSPPQDLKAEAEAISAAAKAIEDANRALLPYGKRVDERQVAVRFGIPIAGDIDGDAQPDIEPEPLQEAA comes from the coding sequence ATGAGCCTCCGCGCCGCCGTCACGGCCCTCCTCGGGCTCCAGGCCGCCGAGGCCCAAGGTGAAGCCTTGAGGCGCGCCCAGAGCGCCGCACAGCCTCTACGCGACGAGGAGGAGGACGAGAAGGGGTTCTGGTCGCGGTGGTCGCGTCGGCCGCCTCCGCCGACGACCGTCACCCGCTGGTATCTCGCCGACCTCGAGAAGGGGATCCACGAGGCGGACACGGGCGACCTGAGTCGGGCAGCACAGCTCTGCAAGGCGTTGCTCCGGGATGGGGTCCTGCGCGGCGTGCTGTCCACCCGCACCGGGGGCCTCGTACGGCTCCCTCGCCGCTTTTCCGGAGAGCCGGCGATCGTCTCGGGCCTCGCCGGCCGGGAAGGTCGGAGGGGGGTCTTCGAGCGGATGTTCCCGGCGGCGGAACTCGCCCTCCTCGCCGCCGACGGCATCCTCCTCGGTATCGGGGTCGGTGAGTTGCTCCCTGTCGAGGGATGCCCGTTCCCTGTCCTACGCCGCCTCGATCCCGAATGGCTCCGGTATCGATGGGATGAGGACTGCTGGTCCTATCAGTCCGTCACTGGCCCTCAGCGCATTACACCAGGCGACGGTCGGTGGATTCTGCATTGTCCCGGTGGCGAGAGCCAACCTTGGCTCCAGGGCCTCTGGCCGTCCCTTGGTCGCGCTTACATCGCCAAGGAGCACGCGCTGCTCTACCGCGACAACTACTCGGCAAAATTGGCAAACGCGGCGCGGGCAGCCGTAGCGCCGCTCGGTGCGACCGAGCAACAGCGCCGCGGCTTCATCGAGAGGCTCATCGCCTGGGGCCTGAATACCGTCTTCGAGCTTCCGGTCGGCTGGGACGTCAAGCTCATCGAGTCCAACGGCCGCGGCTTTGAAGTCTTCAAGGACACGATCCAGACCGCCAACGAAGAGTCCATCATCGCGATCGCTGGCCAGCTCGTTACCACAAGCGGTGGAGTCGGTTTCGCCAACGCCGATATTCATAAGTCGATTCGTGCCGACCTCATTCAGGGGGATGGCGAGGGGCTCGCCCACACGCTGAACACCCAAGGGCTCCCCCCCTACGTGAACGAACACCATGGGGCCGACGCCCTCGATGCCGGGGTGGCCGTTGAATGGGACACGAGCCCGCCCCAAGATCTCAAAGCGGAAGCCGAGGCCATCAGCGCAGCGGCCAAGGCGATCGAGGACGCCAACCGTGCGCTGCTCCCCTACGGCAAGCGGGTTGATGAGCGCCAGGTCGCGGTGAGGTTCGGCATCCCGATCGCTGGCGACATCGACGGCGATGCACAGCCAGACATCGAGCCGGAGCCGCTCCAGGAGGCCGCATGA
- a CDS encoding phage virion morphogenesis protein yields MSGKGFAELDAMIARIRELPRMAQEAAPEVAEALRDHLEQNIAAGRSPEGASWKPTRDGKKPLAGATKALSVRAVGAIILAVLSGHEVYHHYGTKRVPRRAILPSAALPEDLSSAIKAGLVRRFRRRMGGR; encoded by the coding sequence ATGAGCGGTAAGGGCTTCGCCGAGCTCGACGCCATGATCGCACGCATCCGGGAGCTGCCGCGCATGGCGCAGGAGGCCGCACCCGAGGTGGCCGAGGCGCTCCGCGATCATCTCGAGCAGAACATCGCGGCCGGACGCTCGCCGGAAGGGGCCTCATGGAAGCCCACGCGGGACGGCAAGAAGCCTCTCGCTGGAGCCACCAAGGCGCTCTCCGTCCGAGCGGTGGGGGCCATCATTCTGGCAGTCCTCAGCGGTCACGAGGTCTACCACCACTACGGCACCAAGCGCGTACCGAGACGAGCGATCCTTCCCTCAGCCGCGCTGCCGGAGGACCTCAGTTCGGCGATCAAGGCGGGCCTCGTACGCCGCTTCCGCCGACGGATGGGGGGACGCTGA
- a CDS encoding phage protein Gp36 family protein, whose amino-acid sequence MSCYVTIDDIKDLGTLPAEDIDEIERLWPGLTLRIATKVSAHFDSRLAKRYAAPFREPYPDVIIDNVARVVAYRLTLKRGFNPSSEQDQLIQQEKDEALAWVKEAADSKDGLIELPARQATPPDVAAVNAGGPLGYSEQSPYTWPVLQAKAARHER is encoded by the coding sequence ATGAGTTGCTACGTCACCATCGATGACATCAAGGACCTCGGCACCTTGCCGGCCGAGGATATCGACGAGATTGAGAGGCTCTGGCCTGGCCTCACGCTCCGGATCGCGACGAAGGTCTCAGCACACTTCGATTCTCGTCTGGCGAAGCGCTACGCGGCGCCATTCCGCGAGCCCTATCCGGACGTCATCATCGACAATGTCGCTCGGGTTGTGGCCTACCGGCTCACGCTCAAGCGCGGCTTCAACCCCTCCTCGGAGCAGGATCAGCTCATCCAGCAGGAGAAGGACGAGGCGCTCGCCTGGGTCAAGGAGGCTGCCGATTCCAAGGACGGCCTCATCGAGCTTCCCGCCCGGCAGGCCACACCGCCCGACGTCGCTGCCGTGAACGCGGGCGGTCCCCTCGGCTACTCGGAGCAGAGCCCCTACACCTGGCCGGTTCTCCAGGCAAAGGCAGCGCGCCATGAGCGGTAA
- a CDS encoding DUF6573 family protein — translation MYSRLEAIEDGELVEVTAHAKMVGFTLPVVLAENVWMRCVELTEAAEAAGLTEKSRLAELLSAAYAAIVREPDAMAVWLHLYVVSDSPDAERTELKLIYEPGDNGEPEITIMFAEED, via the coding sequence GTGTATTCCCGCCTCGAAGCCATTGAAGATGGTGAACTGGTTGAAGTGACCGCGCATGCCAAAATGGTAGGCTTCACCCTCCCTGTCGTCCTTGCAGAGAACGTGTGGATGCGTTGCGTCGAGCTGACGGAAGCCGCCGAGGCGGCAGGGCTTACCGAAAAAAGTAGGCTCGCGGAGCTACTCTCGGCGGCCTACGCTGCCATCGTTCGAGAGCCTGACGCCATGGCGGTTTGGCTGCACCTCTACGTCGTGTCGGATTCCCCCGATGCGGAGCGAACCGAGCTGAAGCTGATATACGAGCCCGGAGACAACGGCGAGCCAGAGATCACCATCATGTTCGCCGAGGAGGATTGA